A single region of the Nicotiana sylvestris chromosome 6, ASM39365v2, whole genome shotgun sequence genome encodes:
- the LOC138870628 gene encoding uncharacterized protein, with translation MELLGYTKGDLPFRYLGIPLSTKRVTTIQCEPLIDKMLNRIQCWTAKFLSYAGREALIRSVLGTIQNFWAQVFILPKKIIQFIEAICRRFLWSGNAEPTKKALITWDKLCAPKKEKLWVQWVHAYYIKDNNIWNTEPKNASWVIEKIFKAKRQFQEAGYSEDDVSYMDRFSTRKMLATKERLARWGLVDETIYTMCHIKNETVQHLFFDCEFSNEVWQKLLSWQGIMRRKKELQEEIQWTEKKAAGKSAGAEVYRMVLATAVYHIWQARNNIIFQKKQVNAQNIVKMIIQEIHIRAQYSTKLDTYLKNMNWYPA, from the exons ATGGAATTATTAGGATACACCAAAGGTGATCTACCTTTTAGATACCTTGGTATTCCTTTGAGCACAAAAAGAGTGACAACAATTCAGTGTGAACCTTTGATAGATAAAATGCTTAACAGAATCCAATGTTGGACAGCCAAGTTCTTATCTTATGCAGGAAGAGAAGCTTTGATCAGAAGTGTGCTGGGAACAATTCAGAACTTCTGGGCACAAGTCTTTATTCtaccaaagaaaatcatacaaTTTATTGAGGCAATATGCAGAAGGTTTCTATGGTCGGGCAATGCTGAACCTACAAAGAAGGCTTTGATTACTTGGGACAAATTATGTGCTCCTAAG AAAGAGAAGTTGTGGGTTCAGTGGGTTCATGCATACTATATAAAAGATAACAATATATGGAATACTGAACCAAAGAATGCTTCATGGGTTATTGAAAAGATATTCAAGGCCAAAAGACAATTTCAAGAGGCTGGATATTCAGAAGATGATGTGAGTTACATGGACAGATTCTCCACCAGAAAGAT GTTAGCCACTAAAGAGAGACTAGCAAGATGGGGATTAGTAGATGAAACAATATATACAATGTGTCACATAAAGAATGAAACAGTGCAGCATTTGTTTTTCGACTGTGAATTCTCAAATGAGGTATGGCAGAAGCTACTATCCTGGCAAGGGAtcatgagaagaaagaaagaattgCAGGAAGAAATTCAGTGGACAGAGAAGAAGGCAGCAGGGAAGAGTGCAGGAGCTGAAGTGTACAGAATGGTATTAGCTACAGCAGTCTACCATATATGGCAAGCCAGAAACAATATTATTTTCCAGAAGAAGCAAGTCAATGCACAGAATATAGTGAAAATGATCATACAGGAGATACATATTAGAGCTCAATATAGTACAAAACTTGATACCTATTTGAAAAATATGAATTGGTATCCAGCATGA